A region of the Aliidongia dinghuensis genome:
CGCCATGTTGAGGCCGAGCCGGGTCAAGCCGCTGTAGAGCAGCTCTGCCACCAGATATTCCGGATTGACCCGGGTCTGGAGCGGGTTGAGCTTGGTCACCGCCTGGTCGACGCTGACGCGCAAGGTGCCGCCGCGCTTCGGCGTCGCCGCCAGCGCGCGCCCGAAGGGCAGCGTCAGGGCGCCCATGGCAGAAGCGCCGGCGATGAAGGAGCGCCGATCGATCCCTGATGTCTTGAACATGCCTCTCGCTCCTGTTGCTTCGTCGTGGTTGACCGATGTCGTGGCTAGCCGAAGTCGCGGCTGAGATAGAGCAGGACGGCGCGCGCCAGCGCGGTCACGTCCGTCATGGTGGTGAATTCGTCCGGCGCATGCGTGTTGTTGTCAGGCCGGCCGAGGCCGCCCAGCAGGATCTCCCGGATGCCGGCCTGCTGCACGAAGCCCATGTCGGAGCTGGTCGACGAGCCCCAGGCGCGGAAGGCCTCCGGCGCAAAACCGAAGCCGCGGGCAAGTGCGGCCTGCCAGCGCGGCCAGTGCGGCCCGGTCGGATCGGAGACCGGCGCCAGATGGCCGATCACATGCGTCTCGACCCCGAGCACCCGCGATGGCGCCATGGCATCGCGCACCATCGCCTCGAGCTCCGCCAGCACGTGCGTGAAGTCCTCTTCGGGCGTGTAGCGGCGATTGACCAGGATCTCGAACTGGGCCGGCAGGGACGAGCCCTTCTGGCCGCCGTGGAGTGCCGCAATGGTCAGGCGAGCGTGGAGCGGCCGGCCCTGATAGTGCGGCGGCGACGGCATGGCCGAGGTCCGGGCCTCGACCTGCGCCTTGAGCGCGATCAGCGCGTTCAAGAGCGGGATCGCCTCTTCGACCGCATTGATGCCGCCGACCGGATCGCCCGAATGCGCGCCGCGTCCGCGGACGCGGATCAGCAGGTCGATGCTGCCGAAGCAGCCGGCCCAGATCCTGGGCGCGGCACCGCCGTTGAAACTCAGGAGGTGCCCGGTGATCAGCCCCTGCTCCGCCAGATAGCGGATGCCCGGATAGAGCCCGCCCTCCTCGTCGGTGCAGAACAGGAGCCGCGGCTCGAAGCGGAGCGGCGCGCCGGCCCGGTCAAGCGCGCGGAGGGCGGCGAGCGTCGCTGCGATCGTGCCCTTCATGTCAGCGGCACCGCGGCCGTAGAGCCGGTCGCCGACGCGGGTGAGCGCAAACGGCGGCCGGGACCAGCCGTCGCCGGCCGGCACCGTGTCGACGTGGAAATAGAGGCTGCACGGCTCGAGCCCACTGCCGCGCTCGGCGATCAGGTTGATCCGCTCACCGTGCGCGCCGCCGGCGGCACTCGACCACAGAGGCTCCGGCACCGAGACGCGTCGGCAGGCGAAGCCCAGCGGCGCCACCAGTGCCTCGGCCAGGTCGGCCAGCGCGCCGTAGCCGTCGCCGGGCGGGAAGGACGTATCGACCGCGATCAGGCGCGCCAAGTCATGCTCGATCGCCGCCTCGTCCTCGTCGACGAGCCGCAAGGCCTGCTCGATGCGCGCGCTGACTGCCAACCCCACCCGAAGCCTCTTCCCATTTCGGTGCATTTATATAATCTATATAGAAATGAGAAAGGCAGTCGATGACCCTTGTCAACGATAAAAAGCAGCCGGCCCGAACGGCGAAGCCCGCAAGCTCGATCCGCCGTTTGAGCGGCCAGGCGGCGGCCCCGCTCTATGAAGGGGTGAAGCGGCAGATTTCCGAGGCGATCCTGCTCGGCAAATGGCCGCCGGGCACGGTCCTGCCCGGCGAGGTGGCGCTGGCCCAGCTGTTCGGCGTCGCCGTCGGCACGGTCCGGCGCGCGCTCATGGACCTGACAGCCGAGGGGCTCTTGAGCCGCCGGCGCAAGACCGGCACGGTCGTGACCGGCCGGACGCCGCACCACAGCCTGCGCTATTTCTTCCAATATTTCCGGCTGCACGGGCTCGACGGCGCGCTCGTCCGCTCGACGGCGCGCCTCTTGTCGATCACGGTCGGTCCGGCGACGGAGCAGGAGAGCACGGCGCTCGCGATCGAGCCCAAGAGCCCGATGCTCCGGCTCTACCGCACGCGCGACGTCGACGGGCGCGCGGTGATGCTCGACCTGTTCGCGCTGCCGGCCACCCGGATTCCGGATTTTCCGCAGGCGCCGGGCACCGTGCCCGAGCTACTCTATCTGTTCCTGCTCGAGCGCTACGGCATCCGCATCTCGGCCGTGCGCGAGCATGTCTCGGCCGAGCTTGCCGACGAGGAGGCGCAGAAGTGGCTGGGCCTCGAGCCGCCGGCGGCGGTGCTCAGGATCGAGGACGTGTCCTACGACCAGTCGGGCGTGCCGACGATCTTCTCGATCCACCGGGCGGTGACGACCGACCACCGCTATGTCAACGAGATCCGCTGAGTGCCAACGGATTGCGCGGAACCAAAGGGGGGGGAATCCCAAGGCTGCGCTATTCGCCGTCCCGACCTACAAGCCGTTCTTGGCGCCGGCGACGGCACCGGGCGTCGCGCGGCGAGCGCCTGCTGACGACAGCGCCCTTCGACCATTGGAAGACCGCGCCCTCGACGTCAGCGTGCGCTGCAGCTCTTTGCCGCTCAATATATCCGAATTGAGCGGGGAACACGCCACCGAATTCGTCTAAGGGCGCTTCGGGACTACTTGTCGGTCCAGTCCGCCAGCTCTTTTTTTACATAGCCTTTGTCACCGTCCCAAACATAAACCATCTTCTGCGTTGCGTTGGTTTTCGGCCACTCCGAAGCATAAATCTGTGAAAAATTCGTATTGTGAAGGATTTTTTTCTTTCCGCTTTCATCAACAGTCACAAATTTGGTCCACCCCGCGAGCCGCGGCGTCAACCCAACATTCACGAGCAGTTTTGCAAATCGAGCTATCATGACTCCTTCTGCCGAATCACTGAGAATCTCTTTCGCATTGCTTGCGCTGGTGCAGACAACCAGACAAATCTTGTCGAGATTGTATTGAACATCACCGCTCTTTTGGTCGAGAATCTTTGTCTTAAAGCTACTTACAAGGTCGTGACCGTCAAATATCGCAGTATTTAAATCACCACTATGAGCGACGATGTATATTCCCAAACGATCACCTTCCTCTATAGTCATGTCACCGACACCAATACCAGAAACAATGGAGCCAGACCTTGACATATATATAAGCTGAACCTCCTTGTTTATATCTTTTCTATTAGAGTACTTTGTGTATATACCATTCGCGCCGAGGTCAACTTCTGCCGTACCGTGTACACCGCGAATCGCAATGATTAAGAGCTTTGGCGTCCTCATCGCGAATACCCCCTGATGATGTCGCCACTTCCCAGGGGAAGGACGCTAATGCCTTTATGCCATTACGGCCGGTGCAACGGTTTCTATCTACAATTCTGACGGGCAGGGATGCTTCATATAAAGCTTAACTTAAACATATAATGCATTTTAAGGTTGTGCGCCAGCGGTTGTCGCGGCGGCGTGAAGAACGCGGCCTCCCGAAATGAGGCCGCCCCTGCCGGTTCGCAAATCAAAACAATCCGGGTGGTCCTGAGCTTGGCTGCACGCGCCAATCCGGTTGCTGATTTGCAACCCATGCGCGCACACCGCGCACGCCCGACCTTGCGGGGCCGCCCGCGCGGGGACGCAACCTGTCTGGACATTCCGCTCCGGCGATGATCCCGCTCTATTCCGTCTATCAGACCGCGGCCGTCCGCGCGAATGTCTCAGGATACCGCGACCGGGCATTGGGCCAGCCGCGGGCCTGGGGCGTCTCGCTCATACCGGCCGGGTAAAGCCGGTCCGGCAGGGCAAGTCGGGGCCGATCAGGCCCCGATCTCCGCCCTCGCCTCGTCGAGCGAGCGGGCGATGCGCGCCAGCAGGTCGTCGACTTCGGCCGCCGTGATGATGAGCGGCGGGCAGAAGGCGAGCGCGTCGCCCATGTTGCGCGAGATGACGCCGTTCTTCTGCAGGATGCCGTTGACGAGCGTGCCGAGCTTGCCGACCGGGTCGAGCGCCGAGCGCTTCGCCGCATCCGCCACGAGCTCGATCGCCGCGATCAGGCCGACGCCGCGCACCTCGCCCACGAGCGGGTGATCGGTGAGCCGGCGGAGCCCCGTCTGCAGCCGAGCACCGACCTCGGCCGCATGGGCGACGAGCCCGCGCTCCTCGATGATCTTGATCGTCTCGAGGGCGACGGCTGCCGGCACCGGATGGCCGCCCGCGGTGAAGCCATGACCGAGCGTACCGATCTTGTTGCTTTCGTCCGCAATCGGCTGGAACACCCGGTCGTTGATCATGAGCGCCGAGATCGGCAGGTACGACGACGAGAGCTGCTTCGACAAGGTCATCATGTCCGGCTCGATCCCGTAGGTCTCGGAGCCGAACATCTTGCCCGTGCGGCCGAAGCCGCAGATCACCTCGTCGGCGATCAGCAGGATGTCGTACTTCTTCAAGACGGCCTGGACCTTCTGCCAATAGGTCCGGGGCGGCACCACGACGCCGCCGGCACCCATGACCGGCTCGCCGATGAAGGCCGCGATCGTGTCCGGCCCCTCGGCCTGGATGAGCTGGTCGAGCTCGCTCGCAAGCCGGGTCGCGAAATCCTCTTCGCTCTCGTCCGGCCGATGCTCCTTCCAGTAATGCGGCGAGCCCGTGTGCAGCACGCCCGCGATCGGCAGGTCGAACGAGCGATGGTTGTTCGGCAGGCCCGTGAGGCTGGCCGACGCGATCGTGACGCCGTGATAGCCGCGGAGCCGGCTGATGATCTTCTTCTTCTGCGGCTGGCCCAGCGCATTCGACCGGTACCAGATGAGCTTCATCGCCGTGTCGTTCGCTTCCGAGCCGGAATTGGTGAAGAACACCTTCGACATCGGCACCGGCGCGATCGTGACCAGCTTCTCGGCCAAGTCGATGATGGTCCCGTGCGACTTGTGGGTGAAGGAATGATAGAACGGCAGCTTGGAGAGCTGCTTCGTCGCCGCATCGACCAGGCGCTTCTCGCTGAATCCGAGCGCCACGCTCCACAGGCCCGCCATCGCCTCGATGTAGCGGTTGCCGTGGATGTCGACGACATGGATGCCTTCGCCGTGGTCGATCACCAGCGGCCCGACCTCGTCATGCCGGCGGGCATTGGTATAGCCGTGCAGGTGATAGGCGATGTCGCGGGCTTCGGGCGAATTCGGTTGATAGGTCACGGGGAAGGTCTCCAGACAAAGCGGCTAGTAACCGCGCAGCCGATCGATGGCCCCCACCAGCGGGGCCCCCGCCTCGAGACGGGCGAGATTGTCGAGCAGCTGGGCGACGACGACAGAAGGTGCGGTCCGGGTCGCGATATGCGGCGTCACGACGATCCGGGGATGATGCCAGAACGGATGATCGCCCGGCAGAGGTTCTTCAGTAAAGGCATCGAGCGTGGCGGCGCTCAAGTGGTTCTCGTCCAGGGCGGCGATCAGGTCGGCATCGACGAGATGCGCGCCGCGCCCGACATTGACGAGATGGGCGCCCTTGGGCAGCGCCCGGAACAGGTCGGCCGCGAGGAAGCCGCGCGTCTCCTCGGTCAGCGGCAGCAGGCAGACGAGCGTGTCGGAGCGCCCGAGGAACGCCATCAGCTCTTCCGCGCCGTGATATCCGAGCACGCCGGCCGGCAGGTCCGTCTTGGCACTACGGCTCCAGCCGGCAACGTCATAGCCAAGCGTCGCGAGTGCCGCCCCCACCGCCCGGCCGAGCACGCCCATGCCGGCGATGCCGACACGGTGCAGCCGGCTGGGCACGATCGGGCTTTCCTCCCACACACTCTGGCGCTGGCGCTCGAGATAGCGGTCGAAATGCCGGTGCCGATGGGCGACGGCCCAGGCGACGTAGCTGACCATGCCGCTCGCCATGTCGGGATCGATCACCCGGCACACCGGCACATCCGCGGGCAGGGTCGGATCGGCCGTGATGTGGTCGACGCCGGCCGCGATCGAATGGACGAGGCGGAGCCGCGGCAGGCGCGCCGCCAGGCCATGCGGCGGATGCCAGCACAGCACCGCGTCGATCTCGTCGAGGGCGCCCCAATCTGGCCCGAGGCGCAGGTCGAGCCCCGACCCTGCCGCCGCGAACGACGGCAGCAGATAGCGCATGTCGATCGCCGTGCTGGCGAGGGCGACGACAGAAGGGCGCATCAGGCGAACTCCGCCTCGAGCTTCGGCACGGCGGCGACGAGCGCCTGGGTATAGGCGTGGCGCGGCCGGTGCAGCACCTCGGCCGCCTCGCCATATTCGACGAGCTCGCCCGCGCGCATGACCGCGACCCGGTCGCACATCTGGGCCGCGACGCGCAGGTCGTGCGTGATGAACAGGAGCCCCAAATCGAACTTCCGGCGCACCTCGGCGAACAGCTCCAGCACCTGGGCCTGGACCGAGACGTCGAGCGCCGACACCGGCTCGTCCGCAACCAGCAGGTCCGGCTCCATGGCGAGTGCCCTCGCGATGCCGATGCGCTGGCGCTGGCCGCCGGAGAATTCGTGCGGATAGCGGTCGAGCGCCTCGGCGCCGAGGCCGACGAGCGCCAGCAGCTCGGCCGCCCGCTCGCGCGCCTTCGCCCGCGGCACGCCCTGCATGACCATGCCGGTCGTAACCGCCGTGCCGATGCGATGGCGCGGGTTGAGCGAGGCATAGGGGTCCTGGAACACCATCTGGATCCGGCCGCGATAGGGCTTCATGCCGCGCGCATTGAGCTTTGAAATATCCACGCCCTCGAACAGCACCCGCCCTGAGGTGGGCTGGGTCAGGCCCACGACGCAGCGGCCGATGGTCGACTTGCCCGAACCGCTCTCGCCGACGATGCCGAGCGTCTCGCCCTTCCGGAGCATCAGCGACACATCGTTCAGCGCCGTGAAGGTCCGCCCCTTGGGCAGCGGATAGGTCTTGCCGAGCCGGTCGAGCTCGAGCAGCACCGGGGCCTCGGCTTGGCACCGCTCGGCCGGGCGGCCGTGCGGGATGGCCGCGATCAGCTGCCGCGTATAGGGGTGGCTCGGCCGGTCCAGCACGTCGCGGGCCGGTCCCTCCTCGACCAGCCGGCCGCGCTGCATGACCGCGACCCGGTCCGCGACTTCGGCAACGACGCCGAAATCATGGGTGATGAACAGGAGCGCCATGCCGCGCCGCCGCTGCAGGTCGCGCACGAGCTTCAGGATCTGCGCCTGGGTCGTGACGTCGAGCGCCGTCGTCGGCTCGTCGGCGATGAGCAGCGCCGGCTCGAGCGCCAGCGCCGCCGCGATCATCACGCGCTGGCGCTGGCCGCCGGAGAGGCGGAACGGGTAGCTGTCGATGAGTCGCGCCGGGTCGGGCAGGCCCACGTCGGCGAGGTCGGCCAGCACGCGCTCGCGGCATTCGCGCCGACCGATGCGCATGTGGCTCTGATAGACCTCGGCGATCTGGTCGCCGATGCGCATGATCGGGTTCAGGGCCGTCATCGGCTCCTGGAAGATCATGCCGATGCGCCGGCCGCGCAACTCGCGCAGCGCCGCCTCGCTGAGGTCCAGGAGATCGCGGCCTTCGAACAGGATGCGGCCCGCGGTCGGGCGGACATGCGGTCGGGGCAGCAGGCCCATGACCGCGTTGGCGATCATCGACTTGCCCGAGCCGCTCTCGCCGACGACGCACAGCGCCTCGCCGGGCCGGATCGCGAGGCTCACGCCCTCGACCGCGAGCGCCCGGTCGCCGCCCGGCGGCAGCGCGATCGAGAGGTCTTCGACGGCGAGCACGGGTTCAGAGGCCATTGCCGCGCCCTCCGAGCCGCGTATTGAGCCCGTCGCTCAGGCCCTCGCCCACCAGATTGAGCGCCAGCACGGTCATGAGGATGGCGAGGCCGGGGAATACGCTCATCCACCACGCCTGGCGCAGCACCGTGCGCGCGGCGCCGATCATATAGCCCCAGCTCATGAGGTCGGGGTCGCCCAACCCCATGAAGCTCAGGCTCGATTCCAAGAGGATCGCGGTCGCGACCATGAGGGACGCCATGACGACGATCGACGAGGCCGCGTTCGGCAGGAGCTCGACGAAGATGATGCGCAGATTCGACTGGCCGTCGAGCTCGGCCGCCTGGACGAACTCCCGGCGCCGGAGCGAGAGGAACTCGCCGCGGACAAGACGGGCGACCGGCGGCCAGGACACGATGGCGATCGCCGCCACGATCGAGCCCACCGACGGCTGGAAGATCGCGACCAGCACGATCGCGAGCGCGAAGCTCGGGATGGTCTGGAACAGTTCGGTGAAGCGCATGAGCGCCGCATCGGTCCAGCCGCCGTAATAGCCGGCGGCGGCCCCCAGGCTGACGCCGATCAAGAGGGCCGCCAGCGTCGAAACGAAGCCGATCATGAGCGAGACGCGCGCGCCATAGATGAGGCCAGTGCCGATGTCGCGGCCGAGCGTGTCCGAACCGAAGAAATTCGCCACGGACTGGAACGGCGGCAGGAACGGCCGCTGCACCATCGACCAGGGGTCATGGTCGTCGATCCAGGGCGCGAAGATCGCCACGACCAGCACGGCCGCCAGGATGACGAGGCCGACGAAGGCTCCCTTATTGCGGCGGAAGCGGCGCCAGAAGTCGCGCATCAGGTGAGCTCGATCCGCGGATCGACGATCGTGTAGACGACGTCGGTCACGATATTGAACAGGACGACCATCGCGGCCGTGAACAGGAACACGCCGAGGAGCAGGTTGTAGTCGCGCTGCAGGAGCGCCTCGAACATGAGCCGGCCGATGCCGGGCCAGGCGAACACGGTCTCGGTCAGGATGGCGCCGCCGACCATCTGGCCGACCTGGATGCCGGCCAAGGTCACGATCGGCAAGAGCGCGTTGCGCAGCACATGGACGCGCCAGATCCGGCCGCGCGGCACCCCCTTGGCACGCGCGGTCTTGACGAAATCCATGCGCGCCACCTCGAGCATCGAGGTCCGCGTCATGCGCGCATAGATCGCCATATAGAAGAGCGCCAGCGTCACGGCCGGCAGCACCAGATGCTTCGCGACATCGAGCGCCTGGCCCAGCGCGGAGAACTGGCCGCCGACGGTCGCGAGGCCGAATCCCGGCAGCCAGTCGAGCGAGATCGAGAACACCAGCACGGCCATGAGCGCTACCCAGAAGAGCGGCGTCGCGTAGAACAAGAGCGCCACGGTCGTGATCAGGCTGTCGACCCAGGTACCGGCCCGGCTCGACGACCAGGCGCCGAGCGCGACACCCATGACGAGCGACAGCACGAAGGCCGTGCCGGTCAGGAGCAGCGTCGCCGGCACCCGCTCGGCGATGAGCGAGGCGACCGGCCGCTGCTGCCGGTAGGACTGGCCCAGGTCAAGCCGTACGACGTTCTCGAGATAGAGGCCGAGCTGCACCAGCACCGGCTTGTCGAGGCCGAACTGCTCGCGCAGCTGGGCCACGAACTTGGCGTCGCCCGCCCCGGCCTCGCCCGCCATGACGGCGGCCGGGTCGCCGGGGGCGGCGCGGATCAGGAAGAAATTGACGACGACGATCAGCAGCAGGGCGGCCAGGCCCTGCCCGAGCCGCCGCGCCACGAACTTGAGGCGGTTCACCTTGTCACGCCTTCGCGACCTTGGCGCGGGCGAAGCCGTCGTTGAGGCCGATCGCCGAATTCACCAGGTTGGTGATGTTCGAGCGATAGATGGTCGGGAATTCCAGCTCGATCAGCCAGGCGACCGGCACCTCGTCGACCAGGATCTTCTGCGCTTCAACATAGAGCTCGCGCCGCTTGACCGAGCTCGCCTCCTTGGCCCCGCGCTCGAACAGCTCGTCGACCTTGGGATTGCTGTAGCCGCAGACGTTGTTCCAGGGCGAGCCCTTCTGGATGTTCTGGGTCGTGTAGTTGCGCGCAACGCCCAGCGCCGGGTCGCCGTACTGATAGAGATAGGTGAAGGCCAGGTCGTAGTCCCAGTTGTTGAGCTTCTCGTTCCAGCCACCGACGTCGGTCGCCTGC
Encoded here:
- a CDS encoding M20 family metallopeptidase gives rise to the protein MGLAVSARIEQALRLVDEDEAAIEHDLARLIAVDTSFPPGDGYGALADLAEALVAPLGFACRRVSVPEPLWSSAAGGAHGERINLIAERGSGLEPCSLYFHVDTVPAGDGWSRPPFALTRVGDRLYGRGAADMKGTIAATLAALRALDRAGAPLRFEPRLLFCTDEEGGLYPGIRYLAEQGLITGHLLSFNGGAAPRIWAGCFGSIDLLIRVRGRGAHSGDPVGGINAVEEAIPLLNALIALKAQVEARTSAMPSPPHYQGRPLHARLTIAALHGGQKGSSLPAQFEILVNRRYTPEEDFTHVLAELEAMVRDAMAPSRVLGVETHVIGHLAPVSDPTGPHWPRWQAALARGFGFAPEAFRAWGSSTSSDMGFVQQAGIREILLGGLGRPDNNTHAPDEFTTMTDVTALARAVLLYLSRDFG
- a CDS encoding GntR family transcriptional regulator, which produces MTLVNDKKQPARTAKPASSIRRLSGQAAAPLYEGVKRQISEAILLGKWPPGTVLPGEVALAQLFGVAVGTVRRALMDLTAEGLLSRRRKTGTVVTGRTPHHSLRYFFQYFRLHGLDGALVRSTARLLSITVGPATEQESTALAIEPKSPMLRLYRTRDVDGRAVMLDLFALPATRIPDFPQAPGTVPELLYLFLLERYGIRISAVREHVSAELADEEAQKWLGLEPPAAVLRIEDVSYDQSGVPTIFSIHRAVTTDHRYVNEIR
- a CDS encoding aspartate aminotransferase family protein gives rise to the protein MTYQPNSPEARDIAYHLHGYTNARRHDEVGPLVIDHGEGIHVVDIHGNRYIEAMAGLWSVALGFSEKRLVDAATKQLSKLPFYHSFTHKSHGTIIDLAEKLVTIAPVPMSKVFFTNSGSEANDTAMKLIWYRSNALGQPQKKKIISRLRGYHGVTIASASLTGLPNNHRSFDLPIAGVLHTGSPHYWKEHRPDESEEDFATRLASELDQLIQAEGPDTIAAFIGEPVMGAGGVVVPPRTYWQKVQAVLKKYDILLIADEVICGFGRTGKMFGSETYGIEPDMMTLSKQLSSSYLPISALMINDRVFQPIADESNKIGTLGHGFTAGGHPVPAAVALETIKIIEERGLVAHAAEVGARLQTGLRRLTDHPLVGEVRGVGLIAAIELVADAAKRSALDPVGKLGTLVNGILQKNGVISRNMGDALAFCPPLIITAAEVDDLLARIARSLDEARAEIGA
- a CDS encoding 2-hydroxyacid dehydrogenase, which encodes MRPSVVALASTAIDMRYLLPSFAAAGSGLDLRLGPDWGALDEIDAVLCWHPPHGLAARLPRLRLVHSIAAGVDHITADPTLPADVPVCRVIDPDMASGMVSYVAWAVAHRHRHFDRYLERQRQSVWEESPIVPSRLHRVGIAGMGVLGRAVGAALATLGYDVAGWSRSAKTDLPAGVLGYHGAEELMAFLGRSDTLVCLLPLTEETRGFLAADLFRALPKGAHLVNVGRGAHLVDADLIAALDENHLSAATLDAFTEEPLPGDHPFWHHPRIVVTPHIATRTAPSVVVAQLLDNLARLEAGAPLVGAIDRLRGY
- a CDS encoding ABC transporter ATP-binding protein — its product is MASEPVLAVEDLSIALPPGGDRALAVEGVSLAIRPGEALCVVGESGSGKSMIANAVMGLLPRPHVRPTAGRILFEGRDLLDLSEAALRELRGRRIGMIFQEPMTALNPIMRIGDQIAEVYQSHMRIGRRECRERVLADLADVGLPDPARLIDSYPFRLSGGQRQRVMIAAALALEPALLIADEPTTALDVTTQAQILKLVRDLQRRRGMALLFITHDFGVVAEVADRVAVMQRGRLVEEGPARDVLDRPSHPYTRQLIAAIPHGRPAERCQAEAPVLLELDRLGKTYPLPKGRTFTALNDVSLMLRKGETLGIVGESGSGKSTIGRCVVGLTQPTSGRVLFEGVDISKLNARGMKPYRGRIQMVFQDPYASLNPRHRIGTAVTTGMVMQGVPRAKARERAAELLALVGLGAEALDRYPHEFSGGQRQRIGIARALAMEPDLLVADEPVSALDVSVQAQVLELFAEVRRKFDLGLLFITHDLRVAAQMCDRVAVMRAGELVEYGEAAEVLHRPRHAYTQALVAAVPKLEAEFA
- a CDS encoding ABC transporter permease, which encodes MRDFWRRFRRNKGAFVGLVILAAVLVVAIFAPWIDDHDPWSMVQRPFLPPFQSVANFFGSDTLGRDIGTGLIYGARVSLMIGFVSTLAALLIGVSLGAAAGYYGGWTDAALMRFTELFQTIPSFALAIVLVAIFQPSVGSIVAAIAIVSWPPVARLVRGEFLSLRRREFVQAAELDGQSNLRIIFVELLPNAASSIVVMASLMVATAILLESSLSFMGLGDPDLMSWGYMIGAARTVLRQAWWMSVFPGLAILMTVLALNLVGEGLSDGLNTRLGGRGNGL
- a CDS encoding ABC transporter permease; the protein is MNRLKFVARRLGQGLAALLLIVVVNFFLIRAAPGDPAAVMAGEAGAGDAKFVAQLREQFGLDKPVLVQLGLYLENVVRLDLGQSYRQQRPVASLIAERVPATLLLTGTAFVLSLVMGVALGAWSSSRAGTWVDSLITTVALLFYATPLFWVALMAVLVFSISLDWLPGFGLATVGGQFSALGQALDVAKHLVLPAVTLALFYMAIYARMTRTSMLEVARMDFVKTARAKGVPRGRIWRVHVLRNALLPIVTLAGIQVGQMVGGAILTETVFAWPGIGRLMFEALLQRDYNLLLGVFLFTAAMVVLFNIVTDVVYTIVDPRIELT